ACCTCCACGTGGCCCCCATCCTTGGGCACATGGAACCCATGTCGCTCCCCCAAGCTCCCGGTTATCAGTCGCTGTCGCGCCCGATCGATTTCACCACCGCCGCCGCCTCCAAGGTGCGTGAGCTGATCGATGGCGAGGGCAATCCCGCGCTGAAGCTGCGCGTCTACATCCAGGGCGGCGGCTGTTCCGGTTTCCAGTACGGCTTCGAGTTCGACGAGCAGCAGGCCGAGGACGATCTCGCCATCGCCACCGATGGCGTGACCCTGGTGGTCGACCCGCTGAGCCTGCAGTACCTGATGGGTGCTTCGGTGGATTACGTCGAGAGCCTGCATGGCGCGCAGTTCACCATCCGCAATCCGAACGCGAAATCCACCTGCGGCTGCGGCAGCAGCTTCACCGTCTGATCCACCGCGCCCGGTCGCCGCATGGCGACGCCTGCAGCCGGTTCGGGCCTAAACTCCGGCGGCGCGATATCGCGTGCCGCCGGATGTGCCGATGACCGCTGCTGTTGCCGCGCCAACACCCGACTATGCCTTCGTGGCCGCATCGCTGGATCGCGCCGAGCACCTGCGCCTGCAGCCCGCCGCGCTCGAAGCCCTGCGCGCGGCGGCCCGGTGCATCGTGGTCGACGATGACGGGCGCGCACCGGTCGGTGATGGCGATGGGCTGTGGATGCCCGACGCAGGCGCGCTGCCGCGCGACGCGTGGCAGCACGCGGTGTTCCTTGGCCTCGACGGTGACGGCCACGGCTGGTTTGCCTGCGATGCCGCGGACGTGCCCGACACGCCGGACGGCACATGGGTCGACCTGCGCAGCGCGGCCGCGCAGTGGCCCGCGCTGCAGGCGACCGCGTTCGCGCAGGCGCGCGCGGTGCTGCACTGGCGGCGCCGGCACCGGTACTGCGGCGCCTGCGGGGCGCGGCTGGAATACGTGCGCGCCGGCTGGCTCGGCGTGTGCACCGGCTGCAGCGCCGAACACTACCCGCGCACCGACCCGGCGGTGATCGTCGCCGTTTCGGATGGCCAACGCCTGTTGCTGGGCCGCCAGCCGGGCTGGCCGCCGCGGCGCTGGTCGGTGCTCGCCGGCTTCGTCGAGCCGGGCGAGACGCTGGAGCAGACCATCACCCGCGAAGTGTGGGAAGAATCCGGCGTGCGCGTGCGCCGCGCGCGCTACGTCGGCTCGCAGCCGTGGCCGTTCCCGTCGTCGCTGATGCTGGGCTTCGAGGCACTGGCCGAACCCGACGAGCCGCGCCCCAACGATGACGAGCTCGAGGACGCGCGCTGGTTCACGCGCGAGGAGATCGGCGCCGCGCTCGATGGCACCGGCGGCGACGACGGACTGCTGCTGTCGCCGGGCATCTCGATTTCGCGCTGGCTGATCACGCACTGGCATCGCGAGGGGGCGCTGCGGGAGTAGTGGTCCGCCGCGGATCAGTCCGCAGCAGATCCTGGCGTGCGCCTACGCCGCCGCCCCGCGCAGCTCCCGCACCCGCGCTTCCAGTGATGCCGCGCTTGCCTGCGCGCCCTCCACCGGCGCGGCGGCGACCACTTCGACACGCGCACGCAGGCGCCGTGGCAGGCGCATGCGCCGCATCCTTGAATCGTGCCGGCTCCACATGCTGGTCCACATGTTGCGCAGGGCCATCGGTACCACCGGCACCGGGCGTCGGGCCAGGATGCGCTCGATACCGCTGCGGAACGGTGCGATCTCACCGTCCGCGGTCAGCCGT
This portion of the Luteimonas yindakuii genome encodes:
- the nudC gene encoding NAD(+) diphosphatase codes for the protein MTAAVAAPTPDYAFVAASLDRAEHLRLQPAALEALRAAARCIVVDDDGRAPVGDGDGLWMPDAGALPRDAWQHAVFLGLDGDGHGWFACDAADVPDTPDGTWVDLRSAAAQWPALQATAFAQARAVLHWRRRHRYCGACGARLEYVRAGWLGVCTGCSAEHYPRTDPAVIVAVSDGQRLLLGRQPGWPPRRWSVLAGFVEPGETLEQTITREVWEESGVRVRRARYVGSQPWPFPSSLMLGFEALAEPDEPRPNDDELEDARWFTREEIGAALDGTGGDDGLLLSPGISISRWLITHWHREGALRE
- the erpA gene encoding iron-sulfur cluster insertion protein ErpA; translated protein: MEPMSLPQAPGYQSLSRPIDFTTAAASKVRELIDGEGNPALKLRVYIQGGGCSGFQYGFEFDEQQAEDDLAIATDGVTLVVDPLSLQYLMGASVDYVESLHGAQFTIRNPNAKSTCGCGSSFTV